The following proteins come from a genomic window of Metarhizium brunneum chromosome 2, complete sequence:
- the BRE4 gene encoding Protein BRE4, translating to MSSDNQDTEAQADDDIRRRIKVQDDTPGNLEDDPPIQVSLSRPHITKHSRPRLESRRSSAMSIAQIDQVLSDHDMDEDTYGVSEVREGLFEAIFLKPLHLNVADLLERSKTTLPAQFDKSNPLAPKYFVSRQWHQLNSLCRRIATTREGIRLFKTFSAFFIAYCLCLSPGVRGWLGPYNYMMVISVILNHPARTLGGQIEGTVLTILGTAIGIGWGIIGLLLSTSTLAASAGYGGILAMFLALFMLALACIRAFFIRFYQAVLCAGIAIMFTTLADTNSQSVIWNNLRSYAVSWLFGQVIALVVNVLIFPDAGSRALATALHQAFGTMQEALDLSDQPCGMRPRRRLADAFVNLSEAYRDMRINITVSRFRPDDVEQLRNKMQAVIRALLSLQTEPELLHESRSGQGCVVIVDRRDSNNVDEQSPPSSSNIHSVVQTASDDMIRNVVEPLRAPTKDLLDSLKEDLRVCDAVLMDLSGYRKYLGPSEVVSSDLAPVQIRTKIAIAAFDTVESTILHSNDSPVSSIHDANVVQLLVFARRARETIATVEALMDQVASMQRVPDWPHAYLPSYPIWKAIHRTNAQVRHDRGGVTAGYYQKTFVEIARLLDKIKSLDYKAISQIQHGQAQEEPQAEFNRSMTNSDASIAPVSKKRKLRYKIWTGLYRLQGFESRYAFKVCLVTSLLSVPSYLPQSNEWWDYYQVWWVVVVSWAVMHPQIGGNIQDLVTRSGVAILGATWSGIGYAAGGGSPYVMGVFSALYMAPMLYRYTISSHPRSGLVGCLSFTVTSLGLQTHGGGSSPTTFAVFNGLAFFIGTAVPIIVNWVLWPFVARRELRHALSSMLFFMSILYRNVVGSYVYFSDGKEPKPEDIQRSEILEGRLREGFVRIRQLLVLTRHEIRLRAPFDPLSYSGLADACERFFDHLITVRRSAIFYNPSYIRDDPLAAQQLLSYRRDAVAAILGNLYILAGALRSKRKVPLYMPSAAAARKKLLVKTAEVEEDMSKKAPPNDIKKHKEWSDVYSFSYSESLTGCVVQLEELEKYTKLIVGEQGFDDEFQDEDEDDDNHVQNGD from the exons ATGTCGAGCGACAATCAAGATACGGAGGCTCAGGCCGATGATGACATTAGACGGCGTATAAAAGTCCAAGACGACACCCCCGGAAACTTGGAAGATGATCCTCCAATACAAGTCTCTTTGAGTAGGCCACATATTACAAAACATTCGAGGCCGCGCCTAGAAAGTCGTCGTAGCTCCGCCATGAGTATTGCTCAGATCGATCAGGTGCTCTCAGACCATGACATGGATGAAGACACATATGGAGTCTCCGAGGTCCGCGAGGGACTCTTTGAGGCTATATTTCTGAAGCCACTACATCTTAATGTGGCGGATCTCTTGGAGCGCTCAAAGACCACTTTACCGGCACAATTTGACAAGTCAAACCCATTAGCGCCAAAGTACTTCGTCTCGCGACAGTGGCATCAACTGAATTCTCTTTGTCGCCGGATAGCAACTACGAGAGAAGGAATTCGACTCTTCAAGACGTTTTCAGCCTTTTTCATTGCGTATTGTCTTTGCCTGTCGCCCGGCGTAAGAGGTTGGCTCGGCCCTTACAATTACATGATGGTTATATCCGTCATTCTCAACCACCCAGCTCGCACCCTAGGAGGCCAAATCGAGGGCACGGTTCTTACCATTTTGGGAACAGCTATAGGAATTGGTTGGGGTATAATAGGTCTTCTCTTATCAACTTCTACTCTTGCCGCCAGTGCTGGCTAtggcggcatcttggccatgtttcttGCGTTGTTCATGCTTGCCTTGGCTTGTATTCGTGCCTTCTTTATCAGGTTCTATCAAGCAGTTCTCTGCGCTGGAATAGCAATCATGTTCACGACATTGGCGGACACAAACAGCCAAAGCGTCATCTGGAATAATTTACGCAGTTACGCTGTTTCATGGCTTTTTGGGCAAGTCATTGCATTGGTTGTTAATGTTCTAATATTCCCAGACGCAGGGTCCAGAGCTCTAGCCACGGCGTTACATCAAGCGTTTGGCACAATGCAG GAAGCCCTTGATCTCTCGGACCAACCGTGTGGCATGAGACCGAGGCGGCGATTAGCCGATGCCTTTGTGAATCTCTCGGAGGCGTATAGAGATATGAGGATCAATATTACGGTCTCAAGATTCAGACCAGACGATGTTGAACAATTACGCAACAAAATGCAAGCTGTGATACGAGCACTACTGTCGCTTCAAACTGAACCTGAGCTTCTGCATGAGTCACGCTCAGGACAGGGTTGTGTGGTCATCGTGGATCGGCGTGATTCTAACAACGTCGACGAACAGTCTCCCCCTTCAAGCTCAAATATCCATTCTGTCGTCCAAACGGCGTCAGATGACATGATCCGCAATGTCGTTGAACCTCTCCGAGCTCCGACAAAAGACCTCCTCGATAGCTTGAAGGAAGATCTACGAGTTTGTGACGCCGTGCTAATGGATCTATCTGGGTATAGAAAGTACCTGGGCCCATCAGAGGTGGTTTCTTCGGACCTTGCACCAGTTCAAATACGAACAAAAATTGCAATTGCGGCTTTTGACACTGTAGAATCAACTATTCTACACTCAAATGATAGCCCTGTATCTTCAATTCACGATGCCAACGTGGTACAACTCTTGGTTTTTGCAAGGCGTGCTAGGGAAACCATTGCAACAGTCGAGGCTCTTATGGACCAAGTCGCCTCAATGCAACGGGTACCAGACTGGCCTCACGCGTATTTGCCGTCTTATCCTATTTGGAAAGCAATTCATCGAACCAACGCTCAAGTACGTCATGATCGAGGCGGTGTTACTGCGGGGTATTATCAAAAGACATTTGTAGAAATCGCCAGGCTtctcgacaagatcaagtcaCTAGACTACAAGGCGATATCGCAGATTCAGCATGGGCAGGCTCAAGAAGAACCGCAAGCTGAATTTAACCGCTCCATGACGAACTCCGATGCAAGCATCGCCCCAGTTTCTAAAAAGAGAAAATTGCGATACAAGATTTGGACAGGGTTGTACCGGCTTCAAGGTTTTGAAAGTAGATATGCTTTCAAAGTCTGCCTTGTCACATCCCTCTTGTCAGTACCATCATATCTTCCTCAAAGTAATGAATGGTGGGATTACTACCAGGTGTGGTGGGTAGTTGTAGTGAGCTGGGCAGTCATGCATCCGCAAATCGGCGGAAATATACAAGATCTAGTAACTAGGTCAGGTGTAGCTATTCTAGGGGCAACTTGGAGTGGGATAGGATACGCTGCTGGAGGTGGAAGCCCGTACGTTATGGGCGTCTTTTCAGCTTTGTACATGGCGCCCATGCTCTATCGATATACCATAAGTTCGCATCCA CGTTCAGGGCTTGTAGGCTGTCTTTCTTTTACCGTAACGTCTCTTGGTTTGCAAACACACGGTGGGGGCTCATCTCCCACGACATTTGCCGTGTTTAATGGTCTAGCCTTTTTCATTGGAACTGCCGTGCCGATAATAGTCAACTGGGTCCTGTGGCCCTTTGTGGCCCGCCGTGAATTAAGACACGCACTCTCATCAATGCTCTTCTTCATGAGCATCCTATACAGAA ACGTGGTTGGCAGCTATGTATATTTCAGTGACGGCAAAGAACCGAAGCCGGAAGACATACAGAGGTCAGAGATACTCGAAGGGAGACTGCGAGAGGGTTTCGTCAGAATTCGCCAGCTTCTA GTTCTCACCCGCCACGAAATTCGACTGCGCGCGCCATTCGACCCTCTTTCATATTCCGGATTGGCAGACGCATGCGAAAGATTCTTTGATCACCTTATCACCGTTCGCCGGTCCGCCATATTCTACAACCCAAGCTATATCAGAGACGACCCCTTGGCTGCCCAACAACTCCTCAGTTACCGTCGCGACGCTGTAGCCGCCATCTTGGGCAATCTATACATTTTAGCTGGCGCTCTTCGATCTAAACGAAAAGTACCC CTCTATATGCCAAGCGCTGCTGCAGCCAGAAAAAAGCTATTAGTCAAAACGGCCGAGGTCGAAGAAGACATGTCTAAAAAGGCACCACCAAATGATATAAAAAAGCATAAGGAGTGGAGCGATGTTTACAGTTTTTCATACAGTGAGAGCTTAACCGGCTGTGTAGTTCAACTTGAGGAGCTAGAGAAGTATACAAAACTTATAGTTGGGGAGCAGGG ATTCGACGACGAATttcaagatgaagacgaagatgacgatAATCACGTGCAAAATGGTGATTAA
- the BAT2 gene encoding Branched-chain-amino-acid aminotransferase, cytosolic: MRAATFARSAVWAASRSSRTLQASRPLRLFSIKAEAASDSKQKALDPNRLSITQTSSPKPLSQPETLVFGREFTDHMLAIEWTQEDGWLDPKITPYQNLSLDPATCVFHYAFECFEGMKAYKDKDGKVRLFRPDMNMARLNKSASRIALPTFEPTSFIELISKLVNLDSRFIPNQRGYSLYLRPTMIGTQKTLGVGPPGSALLYVIASPVGPYYPTGFKAVSLEATDYAVRAWPGGVGDKKLGANYAPCIVPQLQAASRGYQQNLWLFGEEEYVTEVGTMNMFVVLKDKKTGQKELITAPLDGTILEGVTRDSVLALARERLVPEGWKVTERKYTMNELYEASQDGRLVEAFGAGTAAIVSPIRTIAWKGKHVECGLKETEESGETALRVKEWIEAIQYGEEEHEWSVKIA, translated from the exons ATGAGAGCCGCCACTTTTGCGCGGAGCGCCGTCTGGGCCGCCAGCAGGTCCTCACGGACGCTCCAAGCCTCCCGTCCCCTTCGTCTCTTTAGCATCAAGGCCGAAGCTGCTTCAGACTCCAAGCAGAAGGCTCTTGACCCCAACAGACTCTCCATCACTCAGACATCCAGCCCCAAGCCGCTTAGCCAGCCCGAAACCCTTGTCTTTGGACGCGAGTTCACTG ACCACATGCTTGCCATCGAGTGGACTCAGGAAGATGGCTGGCTCGACCCTAAAATCACCCCTTATCAGAACCTATCCCTAGACCCTGCCACCTGCGTCTTTCACTATGCCTTTGAATGTTTCGAGGGAATGAAGGCatacaaggacaaggacggcaaggtcCGCTTGTTCCGCCCAGACATGAACATGGCCCGTCTGAACAAGTCCGCTTCCCGTATCGCCCTTCCCACCTTTGAGCCCACCAGCTTCATCGAGCTCATTAGCAAGTTGGTCAACCTTGACTCACGATTCATCCCTAACCAGCGAGGCTACTCACTCTACCTTCGACCCACCATGATTGGTACCCAGAAGACCCTTGGCGTTGGTCCTCCTGGCTCTGCGTTGCTCTATGTCATTGCCTCCCCCGTGGGACCTTACTACCCTACTGGCTTCAAGGCCGTTTCGCTCGAGGCCACCGACTACGCCGTGCGAGCCTGGCCTGGCGGTGTCGGTGATAAGAAACTCGGTGCCAACTACGCCCCTTGCATTGTGCCCCAGTTACAGGCTGCTAGCCGGGGCTACCAACAGAATCTGTGGCTCTTTGGAGAAGAGGAATACGTCACTGAGGTCGGTACCATGAACATGTTTGTGGTtctcaaggacaagaaaacCGGTCAGAAGGAGCTCATCACTGCCCCTCTTGACGGCACCATTTTGGAAGGTGTTACCAGAGACTCCGTCCTTGCATTGGCCCGCGAGCGTCTTGTCCCCGAGGGCTGGAAGGTCACTGAGCGCAAGTACACCATGAACGAGCTCTATGAGGCTTCTCAGGATGGTCGCTTGGTGGAGGCTTTTGGTGCCGGTactgctgccattgtcagcCCTATCCGAACCATTGCCTGGAAGGGAAAGCACGTCGAATGTGGCCTGAAGGAGACCGAGGAGTCTGGCGAGACTGCTTTGCGTGTCAAGGAATGGATAGAAGCGATTCAGTATGGTGAAGAGGAACATGAATGGAGCGTTAAGATTGCGTAA
- the NPhst1 gene encoding NAD-dependent protein deacetylase hst1 has product MKRGAAKAGGLSRRKPKVDAFENLPHDASVDQLKAAAVHVSLEELEHRVADVRDSWETESLFEELTQGSPEEQSPDICTPEESARLRRELREYGPIIFCKRTLDCGRYTAKKLLTAFSIYSSDSLEERTEEYYSHLVSLAITRELSKRIKLTDHNTVDDAVDLIQKCKNIIVLTGAGISTSLGIPDFRSEGTGLYSKLAHLGLNDPQEVFNIDTFKEDPTIFYSVAKDIVPATDRYTPTHKFIAMLHQRGKLLTNYSQNIDNLEVKAGLPKDKLIQCHGSFGTASCIECGYQTQGEAIFPDMKAGKIPRCPKCIRSLRVNGGATKRKRSAGVEKRRSRRWSDIDDDDDDDSGYDIPSAGVMKPDITFFGEKLPDEFSKRLTEHDRDKVDLVVIIGTSLKVTPVSEVSNWLSPNVPQIYISRQAVSHINFDIDLLGDCDVVVTELCRRLGWPLRHEMVPPNQVINVTPETGYKNRHVFEAVVPKANGVKKSP; this is encoded by the exons ATGAAACGtggcgccgccaaggctGGGGGTCTGTCGCGGCGAAAGCCCAAAGTCGACGCCTTCGAAAACTTACCACACGATGCCTCTGTTGATCAACTCAAAGCCGCTGCCGTCCATGTGTCTTTAGAAGAACTCGAGCACAGAGTTGCTGATGTGCGCGATTCGTGGGAGACGGAATCGTTGTTTGAGGAACTAACCCAGGGGAGCCCCGAGGAACAGT CCCCTGATATTTGTACCCCCGAGGAGTCTGCCCGACTTCGTCGTGAACTACGAGAATACGGCCCCATCATTTTCTGCAAAAGAACTCTAGATTGCGGTCGCTATacggccaagaagcttctGACTGCCTTTTCCATCTATTCGTCTGATTCTCTCGAGGAAAGAACAGAAGAATATTACTCCCATCTCGTGTCGCTGGCCATCACCAGGGAGTTGTCAAAGCGTATCAAGCTGACCGACCACAACAcggtcgacgacgccgtaGACCTCATCCAGAAATGCAAAAATATCATTGTCCTCACCGGCGCCGGCATTTCCACCTCTCTCGGCATCCCGGACTTTCGCTCCGAGGGTACCGGTCTATACTCCAAGCTGGCCCATTTAGGCCTCAACGACCCGCAGGAGGTCTTCAATATTGACACATTCAAGGAAGACCCGACGATTTTCTACTCGGTAGCCAAGGACATCGTCCCGGCCACTGACCGCTACACCCCGACGCATAAATTCATCGCCATGCTCCACCAGCGCGGAAAACTCCTGACCAACTACTCTCAGAACATTGACAACCTCGAAGTCAAGGCCGGCttgcccaaggacaagctgATCCAGTGCCACGGCTCCTTTGGAACAGCCAGCTGCATAGAGTGCGGCTACCAGACCCAAGGCGAGGCCATCTTCCCCGACATGAAGGCCGGCAAGATCCCCCGATGCCCAAAATGTATCCGGTCCCTCCGTGTCAACGGCGGAGCGACCAAGAGAAAGCGCTCTGCGGGGGTTGAAAAACGCCGCAGCAGACGATGGTCCgacattgatgatgacgacgacgacgactcgggTTATGACATTCCCTCTGCCGGTGTCATGAAGCCAGACATTACCTTCTTCGGCGAAAAGCTTCCCGACGAATTCTCCAAGCGCCTCACCGAACACGACCGAGACAAGGTCGATCTCGTAGTCATCATCGGCACATCCCTCAAGGTGACTCCCGTGTCCGAAGTCTCAAACTGGCTGTCCCCCAATGTGCCCCAGATTTACATTTCCCGTCAGGCAGTCAGTCACATCAACTTCGACATTGACCTCCTAGGTGACTgcgacgtcgtcgtcacagagctctgccgccgcctggGCTGGCCGCTCAGGCATGAAATGGTGCCGCCCAACCAAGTCATCAACGTGACTCCCGAAACGGGCTACAAGAACAGGCATGTCTTTGAGGCAGTTGTCCCCAAAGCAAACGGCGTTAAAAAAAGCCCTTGA
- the ppk32 gene encoding Protein kinase domain-containing protein ppk32, producing MFTSALKSFSATNITANYSTSEHPTSSAGPWKIYDATKKSTGNAYSVFVFDKRTLSNGNSLGRSGAAGFKRTVDEVVERLKKDASNLAKLRHPSILELVEPVEELRNGVLQFVTEPVSASLSSVLQEKDDQERSGGRSSRFVTEDASGVKKRREIEIDELEIQKGLLQVSQALEFLHENAGLVHCNLTPDAVLINAKSDWKISGLSFCSPADNSTKPTSIQGISLGEVLNIDPRLPRHVQLNLDYTSPDFVMDNNLTPSADMYSLGLLAIALYNSPHKSPLDSHGSVSSYKRLFSSGSTTPSASNGFLSSRPLPKDLSSHVLPRLIARRPAQRMTAREFQESEYFDNVLVSTIRFLDSFPAKTPNEKSQFMKGLNKVLPSFPKSVMEKKILPALLEELKDRDLLSLILQNVFKIIDLLPSARRAFGDKVRPALKEIFVVNAKQGQEKDPARDAGLMIFLENLSLAADNSSGKEFKDDILPVILAAIECPTPSIIDAALRTLPSVLPVLDFSTIKNELFPVVATVFSKTNSLAIKVRGLQAFVILCGGSTDAAADDGLNGLVENKKTSSSSALDKYTMQEKIVPLIKAIKTKEPAVMMATLNALRIVGENADADFVAMDILPILWSMSLGPLLDLRQFQTFMELIKTLSRRVEDEQTKKLQELSGTANTGTARPNEDFLAFGGVTGTTFDSGTGGNEDDFEALVKGKGGMSASSNGNNGFPSWDKTPSVMSPSTTTIGSSSSTPKTPSFSWSTQNPTSPSTTTTTTMTQPAMGSGQPGFRTVTPDLARFSTLAPSSTQYSRPLQPTQPSTQQPSFQQAPQQTPSSINWSATAAATSNPWASSTSNYSNYSSHTPTQSGSSFGGMNTSMSNMSLGQQARPSLGGSDSRNSSFSLPPPPGSTSSPNTSFSIKPPPAPGSWGAPTTQKPMAPMGNSGQQMNNNAGGKKSSGLDKYESLI from the exons ATGTTCACCTCGGCGCTCAAGTCTTTTTCTGCCACCAACATCACCGCAAACTATTCCACGTCGGAGCATCCCACCTCCTCCGCCGGTCCTTGGAAGATTTATGATGCCACCAAGAAGTCCACTGGCAATGCGTACagcgtcttcgtcttcgacAAGAGGACGTTATCGAATGGCAATTCCCTGGGCCGATCCGGGGCAGCCGGCTTCAAGCGCACCGTGGACGAGGTGGTTGAGCGCTTGAAGAAGGACGCCTCCAACTTGGCAAAGCTTCGCCACCCATCGATTCTAGAGCTAGTGGAACCAGTCGAGGAGTTGAGGAACGGTGTTTTGCAGTTCGTGACTGAGCCCGTCTCTGCGTCCTTGTCTAGTGTGCTGCAGGAGAAGGATGACCAGGAGCGATCAGGAGGGAGGTCGAGTCGGTTTGTCACCGAGGATGCAAGTGGCGTCAAAAAGCGGCGTGAGATTGAAATCGACGAACTTGAGATCCAAAAAGGCCTGTTGCAAGTTAGCCAGGCTCTAGAATTCTTGCACGAAAATGCTGGTCTTGTTCATTGCAACTTGACACCAGATGCTGTGCTTATCAATGCCAAG TCTGATTGGAAGATTAGTGGTTTGTCTTTCTGCAGCCCGGCCGACAACTCAACGAAACCGACCTCGATTCAAGGCATAAGCTTGGGCGAAGTGCTGAATATTGACCCTCGATTACCAAGACATGTCCAGCTCAACCTCGACTATACATCTCCCGACTTCGTCATGGACAATAACTTGACTCCATCTGCAGATATGTACTCACTCGGCTTGCTTGCCATCGCCCTGTACAATTCGCCGCACAAATCCCCTCTCGATAGCCATGGTAGTGTTTCTTCATACAAGAGGTTGTTTTCATCGGGGTCCACGACACCATCCGCGTCCAACGGCTTTTTGTCGTCGCGACCCTTGCCAAAGGACCTGTCAAGCCACGTGTTGCCCAGATTGATCGCCAGGCGACCAGCTCAACGGATGACTGCCCGTGAATTCCAGGAAAGCGAGTATTTCGACAACGTTTTAGTGTCGACAATAAGGTTTTTGGATTCCTTCCCGGCCAAGACCCCGAATGAGAAGTCTCAGTTTATGAAGGGCTTGAACAAGGTGTTGCCATCGTTTCCAAAATCtgtgatggagaagaagatcCTGCCAGCGCTTTTGGAAGAACTCAAAGATAGAGATCTGCTTTCACTGATTCTTCAGAATGTCTTCAAAATAATTGACCTGCTACCATCTGCCCGACGAGCATTCGGTGACAAGGTTCGTCCGGCTTTGAAGGAGATATTCGTGGTCAATGCCaagcaaggacaagaaaaggaCCCGGCTCGAGATGCAGGATTAATGATATTTCTGGAAAACTTGTCACTGGCCGCCGACAACTCTTCTGGAAAGGAGTTCAAAGACG ATATTCTTCCTGTAATACTGGCCGCCATTGAGTGTCCCACGCCTTCAATCATAGACGCGGCCTTGAGGACGTTACCGTCTGTTCTCCCCGTTCTCGACTTTAGCACCATTAAGAATGAACTATTCCCTGTGGTAGCTACAGTATTCAGCAAGACGAACAGCCTGGCAATCAAGGTCCGAGGCTTGCAAGCTTTTGTCATCCTCTGTGGCGGATCTACGGATGCTGCAGCCGATGACGGTCTGAACGGCCTCGttgaaaataaaaagacaTCTTCCTCCAGTGCGCTGGACAAGTATACCATGCAGGAGAAAATTGTGCCTCTaatcaaggccatcaagaccaAAGAGCCAGCCGTCATGATGGCAACTCTTAACGCGTTGCGCATTGTGGGTGAAAATGCGGATGCGGATTTCGTAGCAATGGACATCCTTCCGATTCTGTGGAGTATGAGTCTGGGACCTCTACTAGATCTGCGTCAGTTTCAGACATTCATGGAACTCATCAAGACGCTGTCTAGAAGGGTTGAGGACGAACAAACAAAGAAACTGCAAGAGCTATCTGGCACGGCCAACACAGGAACTGCCCGCCCCAACGAAGACTTCCTCGCATTCGGCGGCGTCACCGGCACCACCTTCGACAGCGGCACCGGCGGGAATGAGGATGATTTCGAAGCGCTGGTCAAGGGTAAGGGGGGcatgtcggcatcgtccAACGGCAACAACGGCTTTCCCAGCTGGGACAAGACACCGTCGGTCATGTCCccatccaccaccacaatCGGGAGTTCATCCAGCACGCCGAAAACACCTTCGTTCTCATGGTCTACACAAAACCCCACGAGTCcttcgacgacgacaacgacgacgatgacgcaGCCAGCCATGGGCAGCGGCCAACCAGGCTTCCGCACCGTAACTCCAGATCTGGCGCGGTTCAGCACTCTCGCCCCGTCGTCAACACAATACAGCCGGCCGCTGCAGCCGACGCAGCCAAGTACACAACAACCATCCTTCCAGCAGGCTCCGCAGCAAACCCCATCATCAATCAACTGGTCCGCCACGGCAGCTGCAACATCCAACCCATGGGCTTCATCCACATCAAACTACTCCAACTACTCGAGCCATACGCCCACACAATCAGGCTCCAGCTTCGGCGGCATGAAtacgtccatgtccaacatGTCCCTTGGGCAGCAAGCCCGACCTTCACTGGGCGGGAGCGACTCACGAAACTCGTCGTTTTCGCTGCCTCCCCCACCAGGCAGCACTTCCTCGCCAAACACCTCGTTCAGCATCAAGCCGCCTCCGGCACCAGGCAGCTGGGGCGCGCCCACGACTCAGAAACCGATGGCACCGATGGGAAATTCCGGTCAGCAGATGAATAATAACGCCGGAGGGAAAAAGTCTTCAGGGCTAGACAAGTATGAGAGTCTGATTTAG